The sequence below is a genomic window from Silene latifolia isolate original U9 population chromosome 7, ASM4854445v1, whole genome shotgun sequence.
CTATTTCCGAAATCTCAGTTGTCTTTCTGTTTGTGCTCTAATTTCAGGGGAGAACTGCATTATGGGATTCGATCTTGGTTCTTTGTCATAGGATCAAGATGGGATACGGTGGCTTCATTAGAGGTATTCATCTCGGCTCTAGCGCTTTGAATCTCATGCCTGTTCTTGAATCTGAAGAAGAAGAGTGAACTTCCTCTATGTTCCCTTTCATTAACGTACAAGGCGCTCTATTTAGACTCGCTCTCTCCGACACATTGTTTCATATCCATCTGATCGTTAGTTGGACATCGCCAAGATAGGTCTCATTTTTCCCCGCTTGTATTTGTATGTCCTCTGATTTGTGCCAGAATTTTGTATAAATCTGATAAGAAATACGCCTGGGAAGTAGAAATCAAATATTGATACTCGTTAGTTTAAATTGATCAGCTGCAAACCTTTGATGTTACTATGGTGACAGTCGGGCTGCCATCCCcgttctctctctctttttttttcccaCAGAATACGATGGTATAAAGCAAATGACTCGCAAAATGTTTGGGTTTGTCCTACTACTTGGCAGTTCGTATGCatatggatcctctccattaccGAAATCTATTATGAGTCACCTGGAAACAAATTTTCAGTTCTCTTTTTAGTCAGAGAATTCCGGTAACCTAGTTTGTAAGTCGAGATCATTCGCATAGACGATTCGGTTTGGGATCAGCTAACCAGTTCTAAAGTCTAAACCATGCAACCTTGTCCTGTGTGTACTGGTATGTTGTTAACTTTGACTTTAGGATCACACGTACACTCTTTCATCCCCGGACAAAATTGTACGAATTTGAATCCTCTCTATTTCTTTTTTTCTATTTCCTCTCTAATACatccatattatattatatacTCCGTATCTCATTTTCAGTCATTTACTCACTCCTACTTAATTGTATTTACAATTATCCTATTTATTCAAAATTAGTTCCATACCATTGAGAAAATGGAGAGGTCCTTCCTCGTATTTGTGATCCCAGAAGGTTGACTAAAAAATCTTTTGACTCGACGACTTCAGAAAGAGTATTTTCAAGCTATAATGTAGCTAGTCAATAAAATAAGAAATGCTGTTTAACAAGTGCTTTTTTAAAGCATATGTTGACTAAGGTAGctcatttactttttttttttttcgtttttctaaTATGCATATAATCTTTCAGATCAAAGTAGTTGTACAATATTGCTTTAAATTGGTCAAATCGAGTTTTTGATTATATTGTTGAtccaattggtctcccttgtgacgggttaccatttgtgacggatattttgtgagataaaatggtaacaaaatgggttagtggagaaaggggaccacatgaatagtgttgcagagagagaaaaagtgggtacattgtgaggtaaaatggtatccgtcttcagcttgtgacggatatatcatgtcttcaatgagaatttgtgttgttgATCATGTGTCAATTCGATTCCGTAAAATTTAAATGAATCGGTTTTGAATTGTAATGGTTTGGATGTGAAACATCGATTTGAATCGCGCAAAAACCGATCTTTTATGTGGCTATGTGCACATATATATTACCAATATTTGGGTGAGGACTAATAATGGTACACAGTTACACGGTTACACCCATCAATTTCTTCACTGTTAATTTTACTTAAAATCGTCTTAACTTGCGACTTTCACTCCCGATAAGATTGTGAGATGTTTTAAGTTAAGACGGTCTAAACAAGAAATGACGATTTATCttttattgagtttttttttttgggtacgaATTTTTTATTGAGTTGTGGTGACTAACGCAATGTACTATAGCAAGATGTTGACAAATATTATTACAATTCTTATCTCATGTATATAAACAACTCTAATCGTTAGTCAACATAACATTTTTTTAATAGCCATGGAAGAAACTTGCATACTACACTAACACTTTTCCATCATCTAATCACTTCCTTAATCTTAATTAATTTAAACATCATTCCTACGTTGACTTACCAACATTCACAATATCAACTACAAGAAGATGCACTCCTAAAACTTAACAACAATCCATCAACACTAATCTCACTAATCATATCAGTAATGCAGATATCGACTAACTTAGTTGGTAAAGTCGTGACCGGCTGTCAGCATCAAAATCGTCTTTCTGACTCCTTTTACAGCAAAACACTAACCATATCACTAATCCAACTCATGTCTATGCTTCCTAAATTCACCTCAAATCCAACTTATTTATACCATTTTTGCTTCAATGATACTATGTTCACATCTAATAGCCAATACCATACTAACCTCGACACCGTCTTTCGATCATTATCCACCAACGCCACCTCGAACCCAACCGGGTTTTATTCCACCTCAGCCGGAACTAACACAAATAACCCGGTCTACGGTCTATACTTATGTCGCGGTGACCAGAACGCCACCGCGTGCAATAATTGTGTCATGACCGCGACCACGACCGATTTACCTAAGAAATATTGTTCCAACATAGATGTTGGAATAATATGGTATGAAGAGTGTATGGTTCGGTACTCTAATACGTCGATAATTGGTACGATGGAGCAAACTCCATCGGTCGAATTATGGAATAATAAAAATATAACCGGGAATCAAACCCGGTTCACTGAAGTCCTAGGGAGTGCTATGAATGAAGTTGCGGTTCGAACCGCTAATGGGCCGAACCGGTATGCTACTAAAGTTGTGAATGTAAGTAGTTCGATGGTGTTGTATGCTTTGGGACAGTGTACGCCTGATTTATCAAGTTACGATTGTAACTTGTGCATGAGAATCGGTATCGGGTTGTTACCAACGGTTATGATTGATGGTAGCTATTTGTTGCCTAGTTGCTTTGTTCGATACGCGACGTATCCCTTCTTTTACGATGCCAATACCGTGCCTGATCCACCGGTGACGGTTGATCCGACTACCGGTGAACATAGAGGTAAAACATTTGCTAATTGCTACTGTTAGCTAATTATGTTTTGGTGTTAtagtttttgaacatttttcgtTTTAATGTTGTTTAATAAACTAATTATCGTGCTCGCTCGTGTAAAATTATTTCTCGttaatgggtccacgtcatcatttTTTTTCAGCTGTGTAAAAAAACTTGAAAATGATGATGTTGACTTATTGGCGAGAAATAGTTTGAAATTAACGATAAATACTCGTAGTATTTATGCTCTTTTGAGCCTATTTTCAACACAAATGTAAAACAACATAAACTCGGCCTAGGTACGCCATCAGAGGGTAATGTTGTCATGTTGTTGTAAGTAGACCTGTACTCGGGTCGGACTCTCCTAGTCAGACCCGGGCCAGAGCAGGGGGAGGGGCGGCCAGGCCAGGTCGGGCTGGGATATGCTTGACCTGGGCTGGCGGCCTTaccaattttttattttatttttttgctaaaatggcggGTCAAGGACGGGCCGGGCTTGGATTTGAGGACCCGGGTCAACTACGGGCCAAGGCTGGGCCGGGTCGGGCCAAGTTGCATAAAATAATGGGCCAAGGCGGGGCGGGGCGGATGGCCAGGTCTAGTCGTAAAGTACTGGTTGATTCAGAATATATGTAATCGTTTAATCGGAGAGTGAACCTTTTTACTATACTGTCTGCAGGAAATAAGAAAGCATCCTCAGCAAAGGTGATCATAGGTGTTGTTGTTCCAATAGCTGTTATCTCAGTTGCAGTACTTGCTATTCTATACATCATCCGAAAGAGAGCTAATAATTATTCGGTTTTTGCGAATGAAAATGGTAAGAAGAATTTTTTTGTAAAAATTTGGTTATTTAATCAGAGTTTTCCGTAGTTCTAATGTAATGTGATGTTTAACAGGTGATAATTTCACAACAGTCGAGTCACTGCAGTACGAATTTGCAACGCTCCAAACCGCTACTGATAATTTTTCGTTCCAGAATAAGCTCGGTCAAGGTGGATTCGGTGCTGTATACAAGGTACACATTTCTCACCTTTTTTTAGCAGTGAATacaattcatggattatacaaccagttattatatatgttgtacggtgtagaatccgagctttgtgataaagtattggagctttatgttaaataatatgagctttattaaaaAGTATTGAACTCATTCAAttacacattaaaaatatgaactttgaattagctcagcAAAAATACATATAAGTTCGGATTattataccttggttgtacaatgcttatggtacaactggatgtataatcctatttgtggttTATCTGCTTGTGTTTTTATATCGTCATGTACCATTTTAGTCGATATATGCACTGGTCATCGTTATTTTCAGTACGGAAAAGGCTGATTTCATCTGAGCCCTTAACTCGTCTTTAGGGCGATTCACAAGTTGTTTTTGGTAACAGGGTACTCTGCAATCTGGCCTAGAAATAGCAGTGAAGAGGTTGTCGGGAGACTCGGGACAGGCTGTACAAGAGTTCAAGAATGAGGTGTTGTTGGTAGCTAAACTTCAGCATAGAAATTTGGCGAGGCTTTTGGGATTTAGCGTGGCGTGTCAAGAAAAAATTCTTGTGTACGAGTATTTGCCTAACAAAAGCCTCGACTGTTTCCTctttggtacgtaaaatatacgAGATTTACAAACTTAATTGTTCGTTTTGATACGTTTTATGAATTTTACGATTTTGGAAGTTTTGAAACGTTGTGACTTGTGACGCGCCTGGACAGATAAGGCAAAGAGACGATTATTGAATTGGGAAGTACGATACAAGATCATAGTAGGAGTAGCTCGAGGGATGTTATACCTACATCAAGATTCCAGGCCTCGAATCATACATCGTGACCTCAAAGTTAGTAATATTTTGTTAGATGCAGATATGAACCCAAAGATTGCTGATTTTGGCATGGCGAGGATGTTTGGTGTCGATCAAAGTCATGGCAATACAATGCGTGTTGTCGGTACATAGTAAGTGGCTTAACTGCACTCGTAAATTTATGGTTATCTCCTGAAACTCATCGACTGACGACTGATTGACTAATTTGTACTTTGTAGTGGCTACATGTCTCCAGAATACGCAATGCATGGACAATTCTCCGTGAAATCAGACGTATACAGTTACGGTGTGCTAGTCCTAGAAATCATATCCGGTAGGCGAAACAGTACGTTTTATGAGTCGGGTTATGCTGAGGACCTAATAAGCTATGTAAGTTTCTATCATCACAATTTTCGATAAGCTTATCATGAGACCGTCTCTTATAAAAATTAGTACATTACAAATTTGATGAAAAAATGCAGGCATGGAAGAAATGGAAAGAGGGAGCGGCTTTTGACATCGTCGACCCAGCAATAAGGGAATCATGCTCGACTAGTGAAGCGACAAGATGCATACAACTCGGGTTGTTATGCGTCCAGCAGTCTGCGAACAAGAGACCGACAATGCCGACAATAGTCCACAAGCTAGAAGTCAGTTCATCTGCTCTTCCAGTGCCTGAAGAACCAGCTTTCTTTGTTAAAAACAGAGGAGTCTCGGACCCGTCTAAGGATATTGGGCCTTGTCATAATAAGGATAAGTCCAGTCCATTGTCTGTCAATGACATATCCATCACTAATGTTGAGCCCAGATAATATGATTTTGCCACAAGCTCAGTTTATGAATGTTCGTCTGTGCGAATCAGTTTAAGATCGTCTTAACTTAAGACAACTTTCATTATTTGCCAGCTCTACTTTCAGGAGTATTGTTAGCCACTGCACCTTGGTCCCCCTAGCAAAGATGTTGATACATATGGAAAAACGACCTACACGACATTTTTACGAGTTTATGTGATACGGAGTACTCTACTTAAAATATCGTGTAGGTCGTTTTTCCATATGTATCAACATCTTTGCTAGGGGGACCAAGGTGCAGTGGCTAACAATACTGCTGAAAGTTCTCCAAGACTAAAACTTTTGTTCTTTAGTCGGTCTCACAGTCTCACTTAAAATTGTTATATTTGTCTTATgtttaaaacgggttaaatactAAATATATAGATAGATGAAGCAAGTTTAGTGTAGATAATATATTTTTTATCTCATCTATTTATTTGATCCGTATTAGGTTGATATGTCTATCTTAAGCAAAATTTGTATTTATTCTATTTGTAATACTCTATGATGAATAATCTCCTAAATATGGTAGTTACCATTTCGAACGACTATCACAGATTTACAGGGTATCTTTACTTCTCCCTAACTGTTATGCATATCATAACTTCTGTAATGTGAATTTGAAATCTGTAACTCTTCaatattaataaaatatcttTTTTTTCCGGCCCGTGGACATAGGTATCACATCGATAGTGAATTACGTAAATCTATTTACTATTTTTCCtatatatttaatacattttattTATCTTTTTCGCATATGTTATAACGTTCTATTTATCTTTCGTTTGTTTCTTTCATGCCATGACTCATGATTGTTTACGAATTACGACGACTTGGCGTACCAATTGGGCAATTGGGCAATTGGTCTTTGACGTCACAAGATATTTCAAAGCATGCATGTGATATATGGAGTAACAAGACATAATCCCTACATTCCACTAAACCAAATAAAAAATCACTCAAAAAATCCCATTACATGAACAGAATGTCACGTAAAATTTCCCATAATTTCCAccttatttacctcttattattTACCCTTTCAACATTACAAGCAATCCTAGCAGTGGAGTACACCGTAACCAACAATGCAATTACAACACAAGGTGGCATAATCTTCACTAAACAAATAGGTGACTCTTACGCACAACAAACCCTTTCAAATGCCACAAACTTCATATGGCAAATATTCCAAGAAACCAACAATTCGGACCGTAAATCCGTCAACCATGTTTACTTAATCATCGTCCCTAGCCTAGTCCCTAACGCCGTGGCTCACACAAGTAACAATAAAATCCAATTTACCGCGGAGTACCTAGCAGACTACAATGGGGACGTAAAAACGGAATTTACTGGGGTAATTTTCCATGAAATGACCCATGTTTGGCAATGGTATGGTAATGGTCAAGCGAATGGTGGATTAATTCAAGGGATTGCTGATTATGTGAGATTGAAAGCCGGGTATATAGAACATGAGTGGGCCCAACCCGGAGACGGGTCGAGTTGGGATGAAGGATATAGTGTCACAGCTAGGTTCTTGGACTATTGTGATGGGCTTATGAGTGGGTTTGTGGCCCAATTAAATAACAAGATGAAATATGGTTATAGTGATGATTTTTTTAAGGATTTGTTGGGGAAGAGTGTGGATCTGCTTTGGTCTGATTATCAGGATATGTATGGTAATTAAACAAAATTATTTTTCACATAcgtattttactctttcacatatattttattattaaattttcATCTAATACCCTTTTAATGTATCCGTTTTTTAATGATAATGCTACTTTGATGGGGACAGTTTCACCATCATCAGTACCACCTCCAACGAGCAATGCCACGAGAACCGGGACAGGGACGGTGATACTTAGTCCTAGTTCAAAACTTTGTTGACTTGTTTGAATTTGAGCTCTCATATTTCTGAAATTATTTCAAAATTCTCAAATTTCAAACCTTTTACAATATTGCTTTTGAAAAGATTTGAACACTAGGAATTTTCTGAAAATTCTCCATACGGTAGTAACAGAAACCACAGTGCAATGTGAAAAGATTTGAACACTTGACATTATCAACCAAGTATGTTCTAACAATTTACTTGCATTCTAGGTACCACACCCAAGCAATGTGGACAAGCACTATGTTCAAATGGTTTATGCTGTAGCGAATCCGGATTTTGTGGAACTACAAGCGACTATTGTGGGGCTGGGTGCCAGAGTCAGTGCACCCTCGGTGGTGAGCCCACGCCGACTTCACCAACACCGGCACCTAGGGGTGGAGGTGATGTAGCGTCCATCATCTCATATTTCAAAACTTTGTTGACTTGTTTGAATTTGAGCTCTCATATTTCTGGAATTATTTCAAACTttgtttttcaaatttcaaaccttTTACAATATTGCTTTTGAAAAGATTTGAACACTTAAGAATTTTCTGAAAATTTTCCATACGGTAATACCAGAAACCACGGTGCAATGTGAAAAGATTTGAACACTTGGCATTATCAACAAGGAGCATGGGAGAATATTAATCGTTTTAAATCTTTGTTTAGCTAAGTCGGCAATATTTGGATGAGGTTTTAAACtaaacaactaaactaaataaaataaaaagcaaattaacaaaagatgataaatgagtaagagaggaataaagttgtatatcaaatgaataaaaggcctagaactcggttctccctcAACAATTCATAATTCCAAATCACGATTCCCTAGGCTAATTATTTGGGTAGACAAgcaaggaggagatggctctaattcgcctaagacccacCTCTTGGGTTCGAAATaagacactagcactacccaccaacccccctctcgggttcgaaggtcggaatccctaacttaACACTCGACTACCCCAAAAGCATGCATTTTCTCAAGGTAGCCTAATATtagctaaggtcattaagccttCATCGAATTCCGGGTCATCCCATTgctcctctcggaggtcgatttcaaacgctaaacTAGAGGTACtctcccttggttctccctttcggtctcaacctaggttagcaatAGGATTAAATTCCGGGTACCCGAttcccaacctaaccaactctcgttggtggacaaggatCATAAATCAGCATTACCCAAAAATAACCCATAAACAATTCAATCCTCAAGTCTACCCTTACCAATCTCCCCCAACAATTAGCCTCTATGTGAATCAAttaatgaaattactcatgttgggttaaaccgagtcctagtgaaagactactcactaatcatttTTAGTAAGACAAAATAACTAGTAAAGATGGATTCTTTACCCATAGACATAGTATGAAATTGAATACTACAATTTAACAAGCAATAAAACCAACAAAACTATGATGAAGAAACTAAATTAAGCTAAGAAAGGATTAATGCAAAAGGGACAAACTTTGACTCAACAACTCAAAGATTCAATATTTGGGTGAGAAATATCAACTACCaacatgaagaagaagaagaacaagagaTGGAGAATTATAATCCAAtaacaaaagagaagaaatcaaacACAAACAATTAAAATATAACTAGAGggaagtaaatgtaaacaaatgaattaaaGAGATAAATAAGAggaagaattataccaacaacATGGAAACTTGAATTGATTGAATGAAGAACTTGGATAAACAAGAGAACAATTATATTAATTTTTGagtaaagattacaacttgggTAGAGCTGATCATATGGCCCAGGCCCGCTAGCCCGACCCGGTCCAGCCCAATTTTTCCCCGGGCTTGGGCCTCGATTTTAGGCTCGAAAAGCCCATGGCCCGAAGCCCATGGCCCGATTCATATaatagggccgggtttgggccgccTTCACGGCCCgaattttggcccggcccggcccgaacATATGCAAAATTTACGAATATATACAATTTAagaatgttaataagcatttagtaaaataattaaccaattaattgtTGTATTGTAAATAAGCCGTAGTCACTTGTTTACATGTATTAGTTTGATAAGGCTTAGTATTTTCCTTTACCAGTATTTATATGATAAAAAATGAGCTAATGATTTTGTATCACACTAGTGCCGATAAATTGTTTACCATTATCGGCGTgctaagtcaatgtttttgagccTAAAGAACAACAAATATCAAATCAATTACAACACTACAACAACATACATGAGTGAGCACCGCactaaaatatattattacactACTAAAAATTGTGCATTTAGTTTGTATGAGTCACCTCAAGAAGTAGGCTCATAAAAGCTACACTAAGTTATTACTTCTTAATTGACAATACTCGAAAAAATCACATAATTCTATACGAAAATTTTGATAACAACTACACAAAGTATCTAACTTCATAATGGAGATTTCTAAACTTATTTCAAGAGGAAAAATATTTAGCCCGAATTGGCCCGGAGCCCGCTATAAGCCCGcatgggccgggtttgggccaatAAAATAGGCCCGCACTTGTAGCCCGACCCGGCCCGACCTGCACACTTGGGCTTAATTTAATGTTTGGGCCCGGCCCAAATCCGGCCCATGATAATCTCTAAACTTGGgtaagaggaaaataaatttaGGATTCTACAAAATATTGAGAAAGAAAAATGATCTAACTAGtctaattggtagtctaattcgTAAGGTAGATGATGTGTGTAAGGGAGTGTGTAATTCTCTTCTAATGTGGTCTTTATATACCACTCTACTAATAATTCAACtaataaaactaataataataataataataataataataataataataataataatatactactactactactaataataatcttAATAATCATCGACACAACAAAACAATGAAAAAGGGGAAAGGGGAAACACGATGAAGGACAAAACGCAGCAGGGGTAAAATACGACTGTTGGTGTGTCTGTGACGTGATGGAGACGAGTTGACTTTGATAAAGTCAAAGATTGACTTTGTTCTTGCCATCCTTTATATCGTCTCAAACTCCGTCTTGCTTTCCCGTTTAACCTTAACATTAAATTAGAATGatattaatactaatattatacaataatcccactaattattaattatagctaggatgactaattattataaattagtaattaaatgagctttttagacatttaagcacacaaaatcgagttggaataaggtataaatgcggtGTAAAATACGACAAAAATGCTACTTATTAGTGTTCTAACAAT
It includes:
- the LOC141593012 gene encoding cysteine-rich receptor-like protein kinase 10 — protein: MQISTNLVGKVVTGCQHQNRLSDSFYSKTLTISLIQLMSMLPKFTSNPTYLYHFCFNDTMFTSNSQYHTNLDTVFRSLSTNATSNPTGFYSTSAGTNTNNPVYGLYLCRGDQNATACNNCVMTATTTDLPKKYCSNIDVGIIWYEECMVRYSNTSIIGTMEQTPSVELWNNKNITGNQTRFTEVLGSAMNEVAVRTANGPNRYATKVVNVSSSMVLYALGQCTPDLSSYDCNLCMRIGIGLLPTVMIDGSYLLPSCFVRYATYPFFYDANTVPDPPVTVDPTTGEHRGNKKASSAKVIIGVVVPIAVISVAVLAILYIIRKRANNYSVFANENGDNFTTVESLQYEFATLQTATDNFSFQNKLGQGGFGAVYKGTLQSGLEIAVKRLSGDSGQAVQEFKNEVLLVAKLQHRNLARLLGFSVACQEKILVYEYLPNKSLDCFLFDKAKRRLLNWEVRYKIIVGVARGMLYLHQDSRPRIIHRDLKVSNILLDADMNPKIADFGMARMFGVDQSHGNTMRVVGTYGYMSPEYAMHGQFSVKSDVYSYGVLVLEIISGRRNSTFYESGYAEDLISYAWKKWKEGAAFDIVDPAIRESCSTSEATRCIQLGLLCVQQSANKRPTMPTIVHKLEVSSSALPVPEEPAFFVKNRGVSDPSKDIGPCHNKDKSSPLSVNDISITNVEPR